From a single Nicotiana tabacum cultivar K326 chromosome 8, ASM71507v2, whole genome shotgun sequence genomic region:
- the LOC142163043 gene encoding uncharacterized protein LOC142163043, with protein sequence MAETGSFPIDHNHPLLLAATDTPGVALHDIKLTGPENYGLWSRSMRMAVLVKSKLGFIEGTCLKSSYKGELANRWERCNTQGTNSVTSYYTKMKDLWDEIDLLVPAPGCDCEETRPFIEKFKNLHLLQFLVGVNESYSQVRSQILLKMPVLTVNQAYALVIQEESQRELSVLEVNMGPLAMMAEQNQRYKGKKIGIVCEYCGYKGHLKENYYKIIGYPPDFKSKKKQQGQGNRTYANMMTEETTSSSQGQQMGQLFNEDQYKQILELLNKTPAGDCHTLMGLHNEKVMGIGGENYGLYILKWRDKPVVALDTKDTDECSLCHMRLGHPSIIAMKHISVLKNKVVDSLQHNCESSYEVVTVLKDFLIMVKTQFDMNVKQLTKRRQVCKERRKISHHRLLRSSKGYRLFDLETKTIFVSRDVSFREHIFPFKENVTIPQDSFPTQASIPSHPDPSFLTSTDPHIPPTDNVLVIENTNIHTTEVLQLDHTAQNTEVAEVEHDEQNTYIDLVPNTEPELDVSSDNRIPVSRNDQEPRKTTRTSKPPEIQALEDNRTWEIVGLPAWKQAIGSKGVYKIKYKANGEIERYKSRLVAKGYNKKEGLDYHETFSPVANMVSIRTIISIAAAKGWPLSQLDVSNAFLQGDLYEEVYMQLPQGFHKQGELKSGYKQSLFDHSLFTKQQGGEIVIILVYIDDLIITGSSSNLVNDDTTILHSNSLISWKSKKQPTVRRSSPEAEYRSMTAATAKITWLTRLLEDLGIKVSRPVTLFCDNKTAIQIAGNPIFHERTKHIEIDCHFVREKIKTGLITPCHVFSSLQLADLLTKGLTAAQHSCLMSKLDVWKALDFELSGVVQCHSSI encoded by the exons ATGGCGGAAACAGGAAGTTTTCCAATTGATCACAATCATCCTCTATTGTTAGCAGCAACAGATACGCCTGGAGTTGCTTTGCACGATATCAAGCTCACCGGACCTGAAAATTATGGTTTATGGAGTAGATCGATGCGGATGGCAGTTTTGGTGAAAAGCAAGCTAGGTTTCATAGAAGGAACTTGCTTGAAAAGCTCTTACAAAGGAGAATTGGCGAATCGATGGGAAAGGTGCAACACG CAAGGTACTAATTCTGTAACATCATATTATACGAAAATGAAAGATCTCTGGGATGAAATTGACCTATTAGTTCCAGCGCCTGGTTGTGATTGTGAAGAAACTAGGCCTTTCATTGAAAAATTTAAGAATTTGCATTTATTACAGTTCCTAGTTGGGGTTAATGAAAGCTATAGTCAGGTGAGAAGTCAGATATTGCTTAAAATGCCAGTATTGACTGTAAATCAAGCTTATGCTTTGGTCATTCAAGAAGAAAGCCAACGTGAACTAAGTGTGCTTGAGGTAAATATGGGACCTTTAGCTATGATGGCAGAACAAAATCAAAGATATAAGGGTAAGAAGATTGGGATTGTTTGTGAATACTGTGGATATAAAGGACACCTCAAGGAAAATTACTACAAAATAATAGGATATCCTCCTGACTTCAAGAGCAAAAAGAAACAACAAGGACAAGGAAACAGAACTTATGCTAACATGATGACAGAAGAAACTACAAGCTCATCTCAAGGCCAACAGATGGGACAACTGTTCAATGAAGATCAATACAAACAGATATTGGAGCTTCTGAACAAAACACCTGCAGGTGATTGTCATACACTAATG GGTCTTCACAATGAGAAGGTGATGGGGATTGGTGGAGAGAACTATGGACTTTATATTCTCAAATGGAGAGACAAGCCTGTAGTAGCATTGGATACCAAGGACACTGATGAGTGCAGTCTTTGCCATATGAGATTAGGACATCCATCAATAATAGCAATGAAGCACATTTCTGTCTTGAAAAATAAAGTAGTGGATAGTTTACAACATAACTGTGAA TCTAGTTATGAAGTTGTAACAGTGTTGAAAGACTTTCTTATAATGGTAAAGACTCAATTTGACATGAATGTGAAA CAACTTACCAAAAGGAGACAAGTTTGCAAAGAGAGAAGGAAAATCAGTCATCATAGGTTACTCAGAAGTTCAAAAGGGTACAGATTGTTTGATTTAGAAACTAAGACTATCTTTGTAAGTAGGGACGTTAGTTTTAGAGAACATATCTTTCCTTTTAAGGAAAATGTAACCATTCCACAAGATTCCTTTCCTACACAAGCTTCTATACCATCACATCCTGATCCCTCATTTCTTACATCCACAGACCCTCACATTCCACCTACAGACAATGTTCTAGTCATAGAGAACACCAATATACATACTACAGAAGTCCTACAACTTGATCACACAGCCCAAAACACAGAAGTAGCAGAGGTTGAGCATGATGAACAAAATACCTACATTGACTTAGTTCCAAATACTGAGCCAGAGCTCGATGTTAGTTCTGACAATAGAATACCTGTGTCTAGAAATGATCAAGAGCCTAGGAAGACTACTAGGACATCCAAACCTCCA GAGATCCAAGCTCTTGAAGATAATCGTACTTGGGAGATAGTGGGCTTACCAGCATGGAAGCAAGCTATTGGTTCCAAAGGGGTATACAAGATTAAGTACAAGGCTAATGGAGAGATAGAAAGATACAAGTCAAGGTTGGTTGCTAAAGGTTATAATAAAAAAGAAGGACTGGACTACCATGAAACATTCTCACCTGTAGCAAATATGGTCTCAATCAGGACCATTATCAGCATAGCAGCTGCTAAGGGTTGGCCTTTATCTCAACTGGATGTTAGTAATGCTTTTCTACAGGGGGATCTCTATGAAGAAGTTTATATGCAGTTGCCTCAGGGATTTCATAAACAGGGGGAGTTGAAA AGTGGTTACAAACAAAGTCTTTTTGATCATTCCTTATTCACAAAGCAACAAGGAGGAGAGATAGTCATTATACTGGTGTATATAGATGATTTGATAATTACTGGGAGTTCCTCCAACTTAGTTAATGATGACACGACAATTCTACACA GtaactctttgatatcatggaaatCAAAGAAGCAACCTACAGTAAGAAGGAGTTCACCAGAAGCTGAATACAGAAGTATGACTGCTGCAACTGCAAAGATCACATGGTTAACAAGATTGCTGGAAGACTTAGGAATTAAAGTGTCTAGACCTGTTACATTGTTCTGTGACAACAAAACTGCAATACAAATAGCCGGGAATCCAATATTCCACGAGCGGACAAAGCATATTGAGATTGATTGCCATTTTGTCAGAGAGAAGATCAAGACAGGCCTTATTACTCCATGTCATGTTTTTTCCTCCTTACAATTAGCAGATCTTCTAACAAAAGGACTCACTGCTGCACAACATTCCTGCTTAATGTCCAAGCTTGACGT GTGGAAGGCTTTAGATTTTGAGCTCTCAGGAGTAGTTCAGTGTCATTCTTCAATATAG